Part of the Kitasatospora sp. NBC_01266 genome, TTCCACATAACCGTCCTGACGGTCAGTCGGAGAAGTCCTGGGTCATCCACACCGTTCCCGAGGAGTCCCGCAGCAGCTCGATGCCGATGTGGTGGAACGCCGGGTTGAGGATGTTGCGCCGGTGGCCGTCGTTCGGCGGCTGCTCGGCGAGCATGCTGTTGGTGAGCCCGACCGCCATGTCGGCTATCGCGGCCGTGGTGTCGGCGACCGGGCCGCCCTCGCCGATGTTCTCGCCGGCCGTCGTCCACTGCACGCCGGCGGCGTTCTCGCGGGCGCCGAAGGCGGGTTCGCCCGGGCACTGGTGCTGCAGTCCACAGCCCGCGGCCATGGTGTGGTTGTGGGCGTCCGCACTGGTCTGCAGGCCGGCCAGCATCTGCAGCGGTGCCACGCCCTGGGCGGCGCGCGCCTGGTTGATGACGGCCAGCACCTGGGCGAGCGCCGGATCCAGGTCGGTGCCGGGGGCACCGGGAGCGGTGGCGCTCGGCGCGGGGACGGGAACGGCGCCGGTGGTGGAACTCGCGGTGGGGACGGGTGCGGCGCTGGGGGCTGTCGGGGCCTGGGAGGCGGCGGCGGTCTGCGAGTTGGCCGGCGTCGGCGCGCTGGACGGCGCTCCGACGGTGGGAGAGTTCACCGGCGTCGTGCTGGTGGACCCGCCGGGCAACCGGGTGGGCCCGGTGCCCTGCGCGGACGGGGCCGCCGTGGCGGCAGGCGTCCCGCTCGGGGAGCCGGACGCGGTGCTCGCCGGCGCGTCGGTCGCCGGCGGTGGTTCCGGCGCCGAGAGCTGCTTGCCGTCCTGCGGGCCGGGCAGCAGGGCCCGTCCGCCGATCACCACGGTGGTCGCCGTCGCCGCCAGCGCGACCGCGGCGAGCAGCGGCCTGGCGCCGGCGACCCCGCGCCGCGCCCGGTGCCGGCCGTTGCCGGCCCGGCGATGGGCCCCACCACCCGGCCTGCCGGCGGCCGGACTCAGGTCGTACCAGCTTTCCGGCCCCGCACCGCCCCAGGGCTGCGCAGCCGGCTCGGTCTCGGTGGCGTACTTCGTCATCAGCTCTCTCCTCCGGTCAACGGCCTTCGTGACAGGAGACCCCCAGGAGGTCGGCGGATAACGGAAACCCGGAACGGAATCCGAACGGAGTCCCGAGCCGGGGTCGACGACGGCGGTCGGACGCCGACGGTGACGTAGGCGCTGATCGGTCCGCCATGGTGCGCCACTGCGCCAGGACTCCGCAGAGCCTTCGAACCGTTTTCCGGGGCCGCCGACCGCAGCGGCCGGGAGCACGATTCGTGCAACGGGTGAGTTGATCGCTAAGGTGCCAGGTCACGACCGCTCCCCGTTCGATCCACGGGCCGGTCAGGGCTCTGCCGCAGTTGGTGGCACCTCCACGACTGCTGTGCCGATCTCTGCCTGCCCGGGCCCTGGGATACGGGGGCGGTCCGCACGGCGGGGCAGTCGGGCCCCGGCCGACGGGTCAGGAGGAACGAGTGGCACAGATCATCGCCGAGGTCTCACGGACGTTCAACGAGTTTCTGCTCTTGCCGAACCGGACTCGGACCGACTGCTCGGCTGCGACGGTCGACCTGCGCACGCCGCTGGTGCGGCACCTCGCGGGTGAGGCGTCGGCGATCGAGCTGCAGTCCCCGTTCACGTCCGCGATCATGCAGGCCGTCAGCACACCCGAGCTCGCGATCGCGCTGGCGCGCAACGGTGGTTTCAGCTTCCTGCACCACAACCAGTCGATCCAGGACCAGGCTGCGGCGGTCCGTCAGGTGAAGAACTTCAAGGCCGGGTTCGTCACCAGCGATACCAACGTCCGCCCCGACGACAGCCTGAGCCTGCTGGTCGATGTCATGCGCCGCACCGGTCACAGCACCGCCGCGGTCACCCACGACGGGACCGCCACCGGCCGCCTGCTCGGCCTGGTGACCTCCCGCGACTTCCACCCCCAGCGCCACGACCTCGACGGACCGGTCAGCGGCCGGATGACCGCCGTCGCCGACCTGCCGCACGCCGGTGCCGACATCACGCTCTCCGAGGCCAACGCGCGGCTGTGGGACGAACGGCTGGACTGCCTCCCGGTGCTGGACGCCGGGGGTCACCTGCAGCAGCTGGTGTTCCGTTCCGACTACGCGGACAACAAGCGCTTCCCGAACCAGGTCGTGGACGCTGCCAAGCGGCTGCGGGTGGGCGCGGGCATCAACACCCACGACTATCAGGAGCGGGTCCCGGCCCTGCTGGAGGCGGGCGCGGACGCGCTGTGCTTCGACTCGTCCGACGGCTACAGCGACTGGCAGGCACAGGCGCTGTCCTGGGTGAAGAAGCACTATCCGGAGATCCCGGTCGGTGGCGGCAACGTGGTCGACGGCGAGGCGTTCACCTTTCTCGCCGAGGCGGGGGCGGACTTCGTCAAGGTCGGGGTGGGCGGCGGCTCCATCTGCATCACCCGGGACCAGAAGGGCATCGGCCGCGGCCAGGCCAGCGCCGTGCTGGACGTCGCGGCGGCCCGGGACGCCTTCCGCGAACGCACCGGCGAGTACGTGCCGATCTGCTCCGACGGCGGGCTGGTGCACGACTACCACGTGGCGCTGGCACTGGCGATGGGGGCCGACTTCGTCATGATGGGGCGTTACTTCGCGCGCTTCGACCAGGCGGCCGGCGCGAAGCTGCCCACCCGTGACGGCTTCGTGAAGGAGTACTGGGGTGAGGGTTCGAACCGGGCCCGCAACTGGCAGCGCTACGGCCAGGGCGGCCAGGGCCTGATCTTCGAGGAAGGCGTGGACGGCTACGTCCCCTACGCGGGCGACCTCAACGAAGGGCTCGCCCTGACCATCGCCAAGCTCAAGACCACGATGGTCTCCTGCGGCTCCACCACCCTGCCGGAGTTCCAGTCGACGGCCCGGCTGACGCTCGTTTCGGACCAGAGCTTCCAGGAGAGCCACGCCAACGTCACCCTGCGGGACACCCCGGCGACGGTCTCCTGACAAGCTGCTGAGTCCCGACAGGCGGACCACTGGTGGGAGGGGAATGGTGCAGGGTCGCGCCAATCCCCTCCCGCCAGTGGTCCTTTGCATGCGCGGGGCGGACCGGGTCAGTTGCCCGGACGGGAGGCCGT contains:
- a CDS encoding CAP domain-containing protein; protein product: MTKYATETEPAAQPWGGAGPESWYDLSPAAGRPGGGAHRRAGNGRHRARRGVAGARPLLAAVALAATATTVVIGGRALLPGPQDGKQLSAPEPPPATDAPASTASGSPSGTPAATAAPSAQGTGPTRLPGGSTSTTPVNSPTVGAPSSAPTPANSQTAAASQAPTAPSAAPVPTASSTTGAVPVPAPSATAPGAPGTDLDPALAQVLAVINQARAAQGVAPLQMLAGLQTSADAHNHTMAAGCGLQHQCPGEPAFGARENAAGVQWTTAGENIGEGGPVADTTAAIADMAVGLTNSMLAEQPPNDGHRRNILNPAFHHIGIELLRDSSGTVWMTQDFSD
- a CDS encoding IMP dehydrogenase; its protein translation is MAQIIAEVSRTFNEFLLLPNRTRTDCSAATVDLRTPLVRHLAGEASAIELQSPFTSAIMQAVSTPELAIALARNGGFSFLHHNQSIQDQAAAVRQVKNFKAGFVTSDTNVRPDDSLSLLVDVMRRTGHSTAAVTHDGTATGRLLGLVTSRDFHPQRHDLDGPVSGRMTAVADLPHAGADITLSEANARLWDERLDCLPVLDAGGHLQQLVFRSDYADNKRFPNQVVDAAKRLRVGAGINTHDYQERVPALLEAGADALCFDSSDGYSDWQAQALSWVKKHYPEIPVGGGNVVDGEAFTFLAEAGADFVKVGVGGGSICITRDQKGIGRGQASAVLDVAAARDAFRERTGEYVPICSDGGLVHDYHVALALAMGADFVMMGRYFARFDQAAGAKLPTRDGFVKEYWGEGSNRARNWQRYGQGGQGLIFEEGVDGYVPYAGDLNEGLALTIAKLKTTMVSCGSTTLPEFQSTARLTLVSDQSFQESHANVTLRDTPATVS